The genomic segment GCGCTGCGCACCACGCCGTGGCGCGAGCACGCCCGTACCGCGTTCGTCGCGCTGCGCACCACGCCCTGGCGCCAGCACGCCCGTACCGTGGTCGTCGCGCTCCGCACCACCCCGTGGCGCAAGCACGCCCGTACCGTGCTGGTCAGCGTCTCGGACCCGCGCTGGTGGCGGGGCGTTGGCCAGCGAACCGTGACGGTGGCCCGGCGGCCCCGGACGCTGCGTCTCGGCGTCGCCGCGCTGCTGGGCGGCGCAGTCATCGCCGCGACCGCCACCACCGCCGCCGCGGTACACACCGGCGGCGGCGCCCCCGCAGCGCAGGCCGCCGAACAGCACGCGGGCGCCGATCGCCACACCGCCGCCAGCCGCGGCCAGGACCGGCCCGCGCCCGGCAACACCCCGAGCCACGCTCCGGCGCAGCCCACGCAGAAGCGGGGCAAGCAGCAGCCCGCACCACAGGGCCAGGGCAAGCCCGCGAAGCCGCCGGCGAAGCGCAAGCCCGCCGCCAAGCGCGCGCCGGCCGCCAACCCCTACCAGTACGTCGATCGCGGCAGCTCGTGGCGGCTTCCGGTGCAGGCCAAGCACTACTGGATCAGCTCCGGGTTCGGACGACGGTGGGGCGTGCTGCACGCCGGCGTCGACCTCGCGGTCCCGATGCGTACCCCGGTGCATGCCGCGCACGCCGGCCGGGTCAGCATCGCCGGCTGGTACGACGGGTACGGCCGTGCCGTCGGCATCGAGAACGGGCAGGGCATCGCCACCGTCTACGGTCACAACTCCAAGGTGCTTGTCCACGATGGACAGTGGGTACGGGCTGGTCAGGTGATCGCCCTGTCCGGCAACACCGGCGACTCGCACGGCCCGCACGTGCACTTCGAGATGCGCCGGCACGGTGTCCCGTTCAACCCGCTCCCCTACCTGAACGCCCACGGCCTGCACGTCGTCCGCGCCGCCGGCCACGGCTGAGCACCGGCCGGTGGTGTCGCGGCGCGAAACCCGAGGCGCGAGACCACCGGCGCCAGGGGGACTGCGCAGCCCCAACGACGAGGCCCGCCCTCCGCCGGTCGGCGACCGACGCCACGGGAGCCGGCACGCGGGATCCCGCAACCCGGCCCAGAAGACCGGGACGTGGAGGCGCAGCACTGCTCAGCGGCGTGCTGAGCCCGTTCGCCGGCGAGGTACGGGTGTCTGGCCTGCGGCCGGTGGCGGCGCCCACCCGGCGGACGCCGCGGATCGGCGTGGTGTTCGGCCACGGCGTCGCGCGGGCTCGCCGGCGCCACGTCACGATCCGGTGGCCGATGCTCAGCCCTGCCTGGTGGGACGGATCGTGATGTCACCGATCTCGACGTCGTCGGGCTGTTCGATGGCGAACGCGACGGCGCGCGCCACGGCGTCCGGTCCGATGCCGAGCGTGGCCATGGCGTGCTGAACCTGGGCGCGCTGCTCGGGATCTTCGATGTCGTCGACCAGTTCGGTGCGCACGTACCCGGGTGACACAGCGGTGGTGCGCACGACGCCGTCGGTGGACTCCTGGCGCAGCGCTTCCAGCACCGTACGCACGGCGTTCTTGGTGCCGGCGTAGACCGCCTGGGTCGGCACGATCTTCAGCCCCGACGTCGACACCGTGGTGACGAAGTGCCCCCGACCCTGCTGGCGAAAGACCGGCAGCGCGGCGGCGATGCCGTGCAGGACGCCGCGCAGGTTGACGTCGATCATGGTGTCCCAGTCGTCCGCGTCGAGGTCTGCCATCGGGGCGATGCGGGCGACGCCGGCATTGCTCACCAGGACATCGAGCCGCCCGTACTCGTCGACGGCCCGGGCGACCAGCCGCTCGAGGTCGGCCCTGCGGGTGACGTCGATCGTCAACGCCTCGGCGCGACCCCCCGCGGCGCGGATGCCCGCGACCGTCTCGGCGAGCCGGTCGGTGCGCCGGGCGCCGAGTACGACAGTGGCGCCACGAGCCGCGAGTTCACCTGCGGTGGCGGCGCCGATGCCGCTACTGGCGCCGGTGATGGCGACGACCTTGCCGTCCAGCGTGCTCATCGAAGCACCCCCAGTCTAAGCTGACAACTGTCCGGTTACGTCTTTAGCGTAGCGGACATTTGTCCGCTTGGCTCGTGGGGAGGGTGCGGCGAGCGGTGCGCCGCGGCCCACGCCGCCGCCACCGGAGACCGCACCGAGGTCGCGCCGAGATGCGCGGGAAGGGGAATGCCGTGGCGACCCGTGAGTTGCGGTCCGATGCTGCCGCGAACCGCGACCGCATCGTCGAGGCCGCACGGGCCGAACTGAGCAAGTCCAACGGCACCGCGGACGAGCTCAAGCTGCACGTGGTCGCCAAGGCCGCGGGTGTGGGCCAGGGCACCCTGTACCGGCACTTCCCGACCCGTGAACACCTGCTGGCGGCCGCGTACCGAGACGAGCTGACCGAACTCGTCGACGCCGTGGCCCCGCTGCTGGCACGACACGCACCGCTCGACGCGCTGACCCGCTGGTTACGCCGGCTCGTCGAGTACGCCCGGGTCAAGCGCGGCGTGATGGCCGCCATCGAGGCCTCCGCCTGGCGCGACCTCTACTCCGACCAGCACCACCGGCTCGACGAGGCCCTCGGCGCACTGCTCGACCAGGGCAAGGCCGCCGGCGAGGTCCGCGACGAGGTCGACGTCACTGACGTGATCCTGCTGTTGGGTGTCCTGTCCCGGATACCGGAGTCCGACTGGGAGCGGCGGGTGCCGACGATCATCGCCGTCATCATCGACGGCCTCCGCCGAAAGTGACCCCTCCGCGGTCGAGCAAGACGCCGGATCCGCGGTGGCCGCGACTACCAAGGTGCGGCGGATGGTCATACACGGCCGCCCAGGGGACGGTTCTCGGTTCCGCGCCCCTGTCACGCGACCGACGTCAGCCACTTGTGGGCATCGGCAACAAGTCGATCCTGGGTGATCTCCTTGACCCTCGGCAGGAACACGTCATGGAATCCGCGGCGGCAGTCGTCCCGGGCGCCGTTGGATGCGTCGCCGCCACCGGCGCTCGCCGTCCTGCCAGCGGTCCGTAGGTGTGAGGCCCGCCGCTGCGGCCACTGCGGCCGACGCCGCATGGTCGGGGTGGATGTGCGCGGTGATCTCGTGCACCGGCTGCGCCGCGAGCCAATCGACGAGCGCGCCGGCGGTCTCGGTCGCGATGCCCCGGCGCTGCCATGGGGCACCGACCACCCAGGCGGCCTCGGCGACCACGCCGTCGTCCTCGGGAGCGATGGTCGCCTGGACTGTACCGGTCAGGTGACCGTCGCTCCGCAGCCGAATCACCCAGTTGAGCCAGGTGACCGTCGGGTCGGGCGAGCCCGCGCACCATCGCTCGTAGCGCGAGCGCAGCTGCTCCACGGTCTCCGGCGCCCCACCGATGTAGCTGTGCAGCGCCGGATCACCCAACACCCGAGCCATCTCCTCGGCATACTCCACCCGAACCGGCAGCAACTCCAACCGCTGCGTACCGATCGTCGCTGCCTTGATGCAGGTCACCTCGTAGCCACCGCGGCACGAACCAGGTCGAAGCGGATCCGTTCCTGTTCGAGCCGGATCCGGTCGCCGTGTGCGTCGTGCCGTAGGTCGTCGTACGCTGCTGCTTCCGCTTCGGTCAACAGCGGCAGGTCGTCCCGGACCGGCTGCGGCTCGGCCACCCACTGCGACCGATGCGCAAGCAGCGTCGGACGGTCCATCAGGATCGAGTGCGTGTGCGGATACGCGCTTCGCAGCCGGTGCAGGATGGCGAAACCGTGGGTGTCGAGGTCACCCCAGTAGACGAGCCGACGCTCCGCCAGCCACGGCAGGGCGGCGAGGCGGGACACCGCGTACCCGCCACCGAGCAGCAGCAGCCCACCTGACACGGTGGGGAAGGCGAGAAAGGTCACCTCGTTCTCGACCACGAATACGGTGTCGGCAGCGATGGGATGGTGGGCGAGCTCGCCCGCCGGGACGGTGACGTCGGTGAACGGCCCGCCAAGCGAGACGTCTCCGGCCAGCGCCCGCATCCGCAGCCGGTCGGGTTTGTCGGCGAACCCGTACCGGGTGGCGAACCGTGCCGGTGGCGCGGACGCGGTGACCCGTCCGGCGGGCAGGACCTGGTCGAGCAGGGTGGCGAGGATGCCCCGATGGCTCTCGATGAACTTGGTGTCGACGGCCGGTACGTCGATCTGACGCAGGTAGCTGCCGGAGCCGCTGTGCTCGTCCAGCCAGCGCACGGTGCGCAGCAGCGCCTCCCAGTCGTCGAGCCAGCGCAGCACCGTGGCCGAATGCGCGACGGCCCAGTCCGCGAGAGCCGGCACCAGCTGGGTGGTCTGCTGGTGCGCGGTGTTGAAGCTCCGCGCGACCGGACCGACTCGCAACAGGCTGCACAGCTGCTGCGCGGAGTCGACCCATACGACAGCGGGAAGCTTGTTCGTGCCGACCAGTCTTCCGCCCACCGGCCTCCACTCCACCCGGACGCCGCGACCGTCGGCCCGCCACCGGGCGGCCCAGTCCTGCACGGCCCCGAACTGGTTCGCCAGCTCCCGAGCCGAGGGGCCGCGTAGCCGCACCGACACCGGCGACCATTCGGTGACGCCGCTGGCGCTCGCCACCAGCTCACCGCGATCCCATCGGCGTCGCAGCTGCGCCACGACGTCGTCGGCAGTCGTCCAGTCAGCCATTCTCGGTACCTGGCTCGTTGCCTGCACCCATCGCGTGCCGCTGCTGCCGTTTCCGGTACTCGGCGATGGTCAGGGTCTGCAGCCGGGAGAAGCGCCCGGTCGGGTTGTCGACGAAGCCGACGGCCGACACGTACGGCTCGATCACGTGGATCTTCTGCAGCGGTGTGACGATCATCAGCTGCAGCCCGAGCCGTTCGAACAGCCGCAGCGCGAACCGGGTCGACTCGTCGGAGCCGCGGCCGAACGCCTCGTCGATGACCACGAACCGGAACGTGCGGGCGGTGTCGTTCGGCTCGCCGAGCCGGAACTGGTAGGTCAGCGAGGCGGCCAGGATGGTGTAGGCGAGTTTCTCCTTCTGCCCGCCGGACTTGCCGCCGGAGTCGGTGTAGTTCTCGTACTCGGTGTCGTCGTCGCGGTTCCGCTCGGAGGCGGCGAAGGTGAACCAGTTGCGCACGTCGGTGACCCGGTGCGCCCAGCCCCGGTCGGCGTCGGCCTGCCCGGGCCGGCCCTGTAACCGTTCGATGATCTGCTTGACCTGCAGGAACTTCTGTTCGGAGTACTGGTCGGAGTCGTCGCCGATGGTGTCGGCGGTGCAGTCGCGCAAAGCGGTGCGGAAGTCCCGGATCTCGGTGAGCTGGGTGCGGGTGGCCTCCAGCCGGATGAACCGGCCGGGGTTGTAGTCGATGTCGACCAGCGCGTCGTTGATGGTGTCGATGCGCTCGCTGATCAGGTCGGCCTGCCGGCTCAGCTCGGACCGGAACTGGGCGATCTCCCGGATCGTGTTGGTGTTGAGGTACTGCTTGAAGTCGGCCTCGAACCGGGGCAGGTCGTCGCCGGCGAGCCGCCGGTGCAGGGCGCGGAACTCGCCGATGGCGGCGATGGCCGCGTCCATCTCGGTGGTCTGGGTCGGGTACCGGTTGCGGAACGCGGCCATCTGGTTGACGATCCGCGCGGTCAGCTGCTGCTGTCCGCGGGAGCGCTGGTCGCGCCGGGCGGTCAGGGTGCGCTGCACCTCGCCGGCGCGCCGTTCGCAGCCGACGGCGTCGGTCGGCGCCGGGTCGAAGTGCTCGGCCAGCGCCGGGAAGTGCGCGGTGGCCGACACTGCGTCCGGTTCGGCCAGCACCGCGGCCGCCTGCTGCTGCCCGCGCCGCGCCTGCTCGATGGTGTTGCGGCAGGCGCCCACCTCGCCGGAGATGGTGGCCTGCCGGGCGCGCTGTTCGGTGATCTGCCGCTCGACCGTGTCGAGTTGGGCGGCGATCCTGGCCAGCGCACCGGACCCGGACTCCAGCTCGTCCTTCTCGGCCTGCAGGGTGGCGATCTGCCGGGCCGGTCCGCGCCAGTCGACCTGCTCGTGGTCGGTGAACTCGCCCAGCGTGATCAGCGTCTGCAGCCGGTGGTCGACTGCGTCGAACTGCCTGCGGGCGGCATCGACCCGCTCGATCGCCTGCTGCTGTTTCGTGTGCATGCCGGTCGCCTCGGCCAGCAGCGCGGTGATCTTCTGTTCGTTGCTCCAGCCCAGCACGTAGGTGCCGCGGTCGTCGATGCGGTGCCGGTCGTCCTTCTCGTGCCGGCCGCCGCGGTTCTTGATCTGCCCGGCGCGGGTCACCGCCCACTCGGCCCGACGGAACTCGTCGATCGTCTCGACGCAGTCGTGCCCGGCGCGGCGGGCCACCTGTTCGGCCAGCCAGCCGGCCAGCGGGCCATCCTTGATCTGCAGTTTCGACGCCAGCGACCGGGGCCCGGTCGGCTCCGGCGGGTGCCGGCGCCCGGCCGGCACCCGGTAGTAGACCAGCCGGCCGCCGAGGTGATGCTGGTCGATCCAGGCAGCAACCTCGGCGTAGTCCTGCTCGGCGACCAGCAGCGAGATCCCGAAGCCGTGCAGCACCCGCTCGGCGGCGCCTTCCCAGTCGGCATGCTCGGGCCGGACCTGGATCAGTTCGCCGGCGAACGGCAGCCGGTCATCGGGCACGTTCAGTTCGGCGCCGATGCGGGCCCGCAGGGCGACCAGCCAGGCGGGGATGTTGTTGCGGCGTTGCCGCAGGCTGCGCAGCTCGGCGTTGATCTCGTCGACGGTGCTGGTCAGTTCGCGAACGGCCAGCTGCGCGTCGGTCTGGTCCTGCTGGATCTGTTCGCGGCGCTTCGCGGTCGACTGCCGCTCGTCGGCCACCGACCGCCGGAAGACCGCGAACTGCTCGGCCGAGTCGGGCTCGGGCAGCTCGACCTGCCCGGCCAGGGCGGCCATCCGTTCCGCGTGTTTGCGCCGTTCGTCGCGCTGCTGCCCGCACGACTGCATCAGGTGTTCGATCTGGGCAAGCCGGGTGCCGCCGTGCCCGGCGCGTTCGGCCAGCAGCGCGTCGCGTTCCCGGTCGAGTTCGCCCAGCTGAGCCGCGCAGGCCGCACCGGCGGACTCCAGCTGCGCCATCGTGGCGTTCTGCCGGTCGATCTCCGCACCGTGCAGGCGTTCCTGCAGGTCGGCGGTGTAGTAGCGGATCGCCTCGCGCTGCGCGTCGAACTCGGCGATCTGCCCGGCGGCCTTCTCGTGTTTGTCGCAGTCGCCCAGCAGCGGGTCGAGCAGCGCGAGCTGGTCGCGGGCCTGCACCACCGACTCGTGCGCGCTGGTCAGGTCCTCGAAGTGCCGGACCAACCGGTCGATCCAGCCGGCCGAGTCGAACGGTTCGAGCATGTGGTCGCGGACGAAGTCGTTCAGGTCACCGACCGACTTCATCGACACCGTCTGGTGGAACAGCTCCATCGCCTGCTCCGAGCGGATGCCCAGCCGGCGCCGGAACTCCTTGCCGTACTGCGGGAAGGAGTCGGACAGTTTCGCCCCACCGCGCCGCAGCCGCCGCTTGAGCGCCCCGATGTCGGAGCCGAAGTCGGCGAAGTCGGCCGCGATCGTCAACTCGGCGTCGGACACCGCGAAGAACCGGTCGGGTTGGCCCGGCTGGCCGTCCCGCAGCCAGAACACCTGCGCCAGCGAGACCGTCTCGTCGCTGGCCGCGTCACCGAACACGCCCAGGAGCACGCTCAGGCAGCTGCCGGATCGCAACCCGACCGGCCGCGCCACCCCGGTCGACTCGTTGCGCTCGGACTTGAAGTACCCCTGCACGTAGGAGCGGAGGCTGCGTTCCCGGTTCAGCGCGCCGGCCGCCTTGTTGTAGGAGATCTTGTTGGCCGGCAGCAGCAGCGTGGTCACCGCGTCCACCAGCGTCGACTTGCCGGAGCCGATGTCGCCGGTCAGCAGCGAGTCGGCCCCGTCGGGCGCGAAACTCCAGACCCGGCCGTCGAACGTGCCCCAGTTGAACAGTTCCAGCCGGCGCAGCCGGAACCCGTGTACGCTCACGCCTCCCCCTCGCCGTCCGGTGCGAGTTGCCTGGCGTACTCGCGGAGCCGTTCGTCCAGTTCGAAAAGCCACTGCGCGTCGACGAACGCCTTGATGATGCGCCGCACCTCGTAGCTGTGCTCGGTGCCGGTGACCTTGCGCAGGAACCCCAGCTCGACCACCTTGCCGATGTGGGTGTCGATCTGGTCGATCAGCCGGGCCTCGCTGCTGCCGGGCGGCAGGAAGATGGAGACCGACTCGACGATCTGCTGCCGGGTCAGGATCAGCCGGGTGTCACTGTTCGCCGCGTCGAACTCGGCGAGCTTCTTGCGCAGCAGCGCCACCAGCAGGCTGACGTGGAACGACAACGAGCGCCGGGCGACCAGCCTGGGCAGCGCCGCCTCGTCGTCACCCTGCGGCCGGGACCGCAGGAACGCGTACCCTTCCGCCTCGTCGATGTCGATCCGCAGCCCCAGCACCCCGACGTGGTCGTGGGCCTGGGTGCGCAGCCGCAGCAGGGCACGCCACACCTCCGGCTGGCCGTCCCGGTAGACCACACCCTTCATCATGTGGGTGACGACCAGCCCCAGGTCCGGATCGTGGTTCACCGGCCGGCCTCCGCCCGCACGAAACTGACCGCCGGCACCGTCGCCACCCGCCGCGCGCCGGACTCGTCCCGCCAGCCGATCCGCTCGGACCGCTGCGGGTCGAACACCGTCTCGAAGCCGGGCTCGGACAGCGCGAAGTACCCGACCAGCTCGGCCAGCCCCTGCTCGATCGGATGGGTGTGCACCAGGTCGACCAGCCGCACCTGCGGCTGCCGCGACAGCGCGTCGCCGACCCGCTCGGCCAGCCGCGCCGGATCCACGTACACCTGCTCGAACAGCAACGACAGGTCCGAGTCCGACTCGCCGGCCCGGATCTCGCCGCTGTCCACGGCAAGCTCGGACCTCGGCTGGTACAGCGGGCGTTCCATCGGCAGCGACACCGTCGGGGCCAGCGCGTCCAGCGTGCTGCCCGGCCCGGGAAGCCGCGCCTCCCGCAGCCGCAGCGCGGTCGCCTCGATGCCGCGCACCAGCTCCAGCACCCGCTTGTTCTCCACGATCGTCTGGTCGTCCAAAAACCGGCGCAGCTGGTCGGATAGCAGCCGCACGGTGGCCTGGGTGCGTTCGGCGGCGACCAGCCACTGGTAGTGCACCCGGCGCAGCTTCGGGTCGGCCGAGGCGCGCAGCGCGTCGAGCCGGTGCACGTGGGTCAGCAGGTCCTCCAGCTCGTCCTGGCGGCGCTGGGAGAGCAGGAAGTCGTAGAAGGCGTGGAAGCTGCGCCCCTGGTCGGACTCGCCGATCGCGTCCCGGCTGTGCAGCATCTCGTCCAGCAGCTCACCCTTGCCGCCGGACCAGCCGGCGATGCGTTCTCGCAGCTCCCTGTCCAGCTGCCGGAAGTTCGCCTCCACCTCCCGGAAGTCGGCCAGCAGCCCCCGCGCCATGCCGACGAACTGCTGGTACCGGTCGCGCTGCGCGACGGAGTCCATCACGTCCAGCCGGCCGGACCGCACCCGCTCGATCTCGGCGTCCAGCTCGGTGCGGCGCCGCTGCAGCTCGGCCAGCCGCACGTCCGGATCCTCCTCCGCACCGAACGCGATCTGCCGCAACAGGTCGACCATCAGGTTCAGCCGGGACTCGGTCCCCACGAACTCGCGCGGCGCCAGCGACCGCACCCACGACAACGCCTGCTCCACCGCCGGCGTCGCATCGAAATGCGCCTCGTCGGAGTCGGCCGGATAGTACTTGCGCAGCCACCCCACCTCGGGCCGAGCCCACTCGTCCAGGTACGCCTTCGCCGGCCGCGGAAACGTGCCCGCACCGAGCCGCTCGTTCAGCGCGTAGAGATGGTCGTCGAGCACCTCCACCAGCCGCGCCGCCGGCACCGACCGCTCGTTGTCGTCGACGAACACCTGCCCCAGCACGCTGAGCACCAACGGCGCATGATCGGCCCGCAACAACCGCCACCCGGCACTCCCGTCCCGCAACCGCACCAACTCGTCGTACTCCATCCCACCTCCCCATCCGAGCGCCCCGACCGTATCGCGCGGCTACGACAGTCACGACGCCGCCAACGGCCGGACGGACTCGCCAGCTCCCCACCCCTGGATTCGGGTCCGGCCGAAGCTGCAGGCGTGGAGCTCGGAAAAAAGGTTCGTGTCACAGCCGGCTGGTACTTCTGGACCATGGGACGGACGGCGATGATCACCGAAGCGCACGGCAATCTGCTGGACGCCGACGTCGATGCGTTGGTCAACACAGTCAACACGGTCGGCGTGATGGGCAGGGGCATCGCGCTGCAGTTCCGCCGCGCATACCCCAAGATGTACGAAACGTACCAGCGTGACGCCAAGGCTGGTGCCATCACATTGGGGCGGATGCACGTCTGGCAGACCGGGGCGCCCACCGGGCCTCGGTACGTGATCAATTTCCCGACCAAGGGGCACTGGCGCGCTCGATCGCGGCTTGCCGCCATCGAGCGAGGTCTGGACGATCTCGTGCGCACCGCACGCGAACTTCGCATCCGCTCGATCGCTGTCCCGCCGCTGGGTTGCGGCAACGGGGGTTTGCCGTGGGCTGAGGTCGAACCACGCATTCGCTCGGTGCTGGGCAGGCTCGATCCCGACGTGCACGTCGTGCTCTACCCACCGGGAGGGCCGCCTGCCGCTGCCGACATGCGTACAGCCACCGGCCGCCGATGAATCCGGCACGGGCAGTTCTTGTCCAGATCCTGGCTCGATACTCGGAACGCGCATTGGAAGCCTCGCTCGTCGAGGTTCGAAAATTGCTGTCCTTCCTGCAATCGGCCGGCGAACCGCTTCAGCTCGACACGAGCACTGGCTTCGGGTCGGTGATTCAACCGCCGCCGGCCGTGCGGATTCGCACGGCCGTTGCAGCCGATCGGGCTCCCGGCCACGGGTGTCGTCGTTGCCGTCGAGCACACCGCCGGTGCGCCGTGCCCGGCCCCGGGCCGCGGCGACATCCAACAGCGCCGACCCCGACGCCTGCGCAGTCCAGCCGCGTCGGGATCGCGCTAATGGCGTTTGTTTCGCCGGCGTTTGCGGCGGGAGGCCAGCCAACAGGTCTCGACGGTCGTCAGCACCGTGCGCAGCAGCGTGTCGAGACGGTGGGTGAGGGCGTCGTCGTGGATGGCGTCCCACACGATCAGCAGGGCCAGCGAAGCCACCACCGCCGTCGGCACGGCGAGCTGCGAGATCAGGCTCACGGGTACTCCTTCTGTCATCGGTCCAGATGAGTCCGCCCGGCAGGACGGTTCGACGCTGTTGCGGGCCGTATCCCGCAAGGCTTGGGCTCGCTGGCGGCGCGCGATGCGTCAGCGCTCGTGGTGGGGATGGTCCACGGCCACCGAGAGCAGCTGGCGAGTCAGCGCCTCCCGGACGGCGGCGGACGCCGAGGCGGCGGCGCGGTATGCGGTCAGCTCGTGCTCCACCGCGTCCAGCTGGTCGGCGATACTGCGCTGCGCCTCCATCGAGGGCACCTCGACGGTGAGTTCGCCGAGCCGCCGGGACTGGATCGACCGGACGACGCTGCCCCCGCTGTTGCGTCGCAGCCATTGGGTGACGTCCGGGCGGAGCAGGCACCGCAGCAGGTAGCGAGGATCGACCACGTCTCGGCGCGCCCGGAGGCGGATCAGCCCGGTGTCGAACATCGCGCCGGCGGCGGCCGCGTCGACCAAGGCGATTCCTCCGACGCTGCCCTTGCGCACGCAGACCAGGTCACCGGGTTCCAGTTCGTACCGGGACCGGTCCGGCGTGCTCACCACGGAGATGTCGTCCAGCTCGGCCGCCAGTGCTCCGTCGTCCAGGTGCCGTGGGCGGACCAACCGGATCCGCACCCCGCCGTCCGGTACCTCCTTCAGTCGTCGGCTGGATGGCCCGGGCTGGACCTCGCACAGCTCGTCGAGCCGGACCGACCGACGTCGCCGTACCGGCGTCCTCGCATCGGTCAGCGCGGATACCGGTGCCGGGGAGAGTTCCGCCACCGCATCTCGGGCCCGTTGCAGGTCGGTCACGGCCGCGCCGAGGAATCGTTCCTGATCTGCACCGACGGTGCGCGGATCGGGGTCGAGGGCGACATGGCGACGCGGGTCGACGGAGCAGTCCGCGCGCACGACGTCGTCGGTGTGCACCTCCTGACAGGGCACCTGGGCGGACCGGTAGTCGGCGCCGACACGCCAGCGGCGGTAGCAGCGCGCGATCGCGTCCGGGTCGGCCAACACGGTTCGGCCGTGCACGCGCAGCCCCGCCGAGGTCGCATCGATGAACAGCACCCGCTCGGCGCCGCGCCGGCACAGCACCCACAGCATGGTCAGTGCGCCGGTGTCGGCGAACAGACCTTCCGGCAGCGCGATGACCGCTTCGATCGCGCCCGAATCGAGCATCGCCTGCCGGACGGCCCGGTCGTTCGGATGGCCGGACACCGCGGCGATGTTCGGCATCAACACGAACGCCCGGCCGTCGGGCTCGGCGAGCGACTCCCAGGCGTGCTGCGGCCAGGCGAGGTTGGCGTTGTTGTCCGGCGGCCGGTCGAACGGCCAGGACCGCCCCGGCGCGAACATGCCGAGGGATGCGTTGAACGGCGGGTTGCACACCACCACGTCGAAGCGTTCCCGGGCGCGGTCCAGCGGAGCGCTCGGCGGGACGTCGAGGAGAACGCCGTGCAGGCCGAGCCGCTGCTGCGCCAGCCGTGGGCTGCGGTGTGGAGGTACGCAGCCACGGACCAGGAGGTCACGGCAGGGCAGGCCGGCCACGACCGCGGCCAGCAGTTCGCCCGTCCGGCAGTACGGATCGTAGGCGGCCCTGATGCCGACCGGGGCGAGCTTGGCCACCAGCTCGGCCACGGTCGGCGGCGTGACGGGCTCGCTGCTGCGGCGCTTGTCCCGCAGCTGGAACCGGTCGACGAGCCGGTCGAACACCGGCGCCGCG from the Actinocatenispora thailandica genome contains:
- a CDS encoding ATP-binding protein — translated: MSVHGFRLRRLELFNWGTFDGRVWSFAPDGADSLLTGDIGSGKSTLVDAVTTLLLPANKISYNKAAGALNRERSLRSYVQGYFKSERNESTGVARPVGLRSGSCLSVLLGVFGDAASDETVSLAQVFWLRDGQPGQPDRFFAVSDAELTIAADFADFGSDIGALKRRLRRGGAKLSDSFPQYGKEFRRRLGIRSEQAMELFHQTVSMKSVGDLNDFVRDHMLEPFDSAGWIDRLVRHFEDLTSAHESVVQARDQLALLDPLLGDCDKHEKAAGQIAEFDAQREAIRYYTADLQERLHGAEIDRQNATMAQLESAGAACAAQLGELDRERDALLAERAGHGGTRLAQIEHLMQSCGQQRDERRKHAERMAALAGQVELPEPDSAEQFAVFRRSVADERQSTAKRREQIQQDQTDAQLAVRELTSTVDEINAELRSLRQRRNNIPAWLVALRARIGAELNVPDDRLPFAGELIQVRPEHADWEGAAERVLHGFGISLLVAEQDYAEVAAWIDQHHLGGRLVYYRVPAGRRHPPEPTGPRSLASKLQIKDGPLAGWLAEQVARRAGHDCVETIDEFRRAEWAVTRAGQIKNRGGRHEKDDRHRIDDRGTYVLGWSNEQKITALLAEATGMHTKQQQAIERVDAARRQFDAVDHRLQTLITLGEFTDHEQVDWRGPARQIATLQAEKDELESGSGALARIAAQLDTVERQITEQRARQATISGEVGACRNTIEQARRGQQQAAAVLAEPDAVSATAHFPALAEHFDPAPTDAVGCERRAGEVQRTLTARRDQRSRGQQQLTARIVNQMAAFRNRYPTQTTEMDAAIAAIGEFRALHRRLAGDDLPRFEADFKQYLNTNTIREIAQFRSELSRQADLISERIDTINDALVDIDYNPGRFIRLEATRTQLTEIRDFRTALRDCTADTIGDDSDQYSEQKFLQVKQIIERLQGRPGQADADRGWAHRVTDVRNWFTFAASERNRDDDTEYENYTDSGGKSGGQKEKLAYTILAASLTYQFRLGEPNDTARTFRFVVIDEAFGRGSDESTRFALRLFERLGLQLMIVTPLQKIHVIEPYVSAVGFVDNPTGRFSRLQTLTIAEYRKRQQRHAMGAGNEPGTENG
- a CDS encoding Wadjet anti-phage system protein JetD domain-containing protein, whose protein sequence is MADWTTADDVVAQLRRRWDRGELVASASGVTEWSPVSVRLRGPSARELANQFGAVQDWAARWRADGRGVRVEWRPVGGRLVGTNKLPAVVWVDSAQQLCSLLRVGPVARSFNTAHQQTTQLVPALADWAVAHSATVLRWLDDWEALLRTVRWLDEHSGSGSYLRQIDVPAVDTKFIESHRGILATLLDQVLPAGRVTASAPPARFATRYGFADKPDRLRMRALAGDVSLGGPFTDVTVPAGELAHHPIAADTVFVVENEVTFLAFPTVSGGLLLLGGGYAVSRLAALPWLAERRLVYWGDLDTHGFAILHRLRSAYPHTHSILMDRPTLLAHRSQWVAEPQPVRDDLPLLTEAEAAAYDDLRHDAHGDRIRLEQERIRFDLVRAAVATR
- a CDS encoding GNAT family N-acetyltransferase, encoding MTCIKAATIGTQRLELLPVRVEYAEEMARVLGDPALHSYIGGAPETVEQLRSRYERWCAGSPDPTVTWLNWVIRLRSDGHLTGTVQATIAPEDDGVVAEAAWVVGAPWQRRGIATETAGALVDWLAAQPVHEITAHIHPDHAASAAVAAAAGLTPTDRWQDGERRWRRRIQRRPGRLPPRIP
- a CDS encoding DUF4194 domain-containing protein gives rise to the protein MNHDPDLGLVVTHMMKGVVYRDGQPEVWRALLRLRTQAHDHVGVLGLRIDIDEAEGYAFLRSRPQGDDEAALPRLVARRSLSFHVSLLVALLRKKLAEFDAANSDTRLILTRQQIVESVSIFLPPGSSEARLIDQIDTHIGKVVELGFLRKVTGTEHSYEVRRIIKAFVDAQWLFELDERLREYARQLAPDGEGEA
- a CDS encoding TetR/AcrR family transcriptional regulator, which codes for MATRELRSDAAANRDRIVEAARAELSKSNGTADELKLHVVAKAAGVGQGTLYRHFPTREHLLAAAYRDELTELVDAVAPLLARHAPLDALTRWLRRLVEYARVKRGVMAAIEASAWRDLYSDQHHRLDEALGALLDQGKAAGEVRDEVDVTDVILLLGVLSRIPESDWERRVPTIIAVIIDGLRRK
- a CDS encoding M23 family metallopeptidase, which gives rise to MNPLSLLFRALDSALRTLLTFRASLGNTPWRRRAEHALRSLRALVALHAARWRRHARGAVRWLVATPWRRHARSAVTALRTTPWREHARTAFVALRTTPWRQHARTVVVALRTTPWRKHARTVLVSVSDPRWWRGVGQRTVTVARRPRTLRLGVAALLGGAVIAATATTAAAVHTGGGAPAAQAAEQHAGADRHTAASRGQDRPAPGNTPSHAPAQPTQKRGKQQPAPQGQGKPAKPPAKRKPAAKRAPAANPYQYVDRGSSWRLPVQAKHYWISSGFGRRWGVLHAGVDLAVPMRTPVHAAHAGRVSIAGWYDGYGRAVGIENGQGIATVYGHNSKVLVHDGQWVRAGQVIALSGNTGDSHGPHVHFEMRRHGVPFNPLPYLNAHGLHVVRAAGHG
- a CDS encoding SDR family oxidoreductase, whose product is MSTLDGKVVAITGASSGIGAATAGELAARGATVVLGARRTDRLAETVAGIRAAGGRAEALTIDVTRRADLERLVARAVDEYGRLDVLVSNAGVARIAPMADLDADDWDTMIDVNLRGVLHGIAAALPVFRQQGRGHFVTTVSTSGLKIVPTQAVYAGTKNAVRTVLEALRQESTDGVVRTTAVSPGYVRTELVDDIEDPEQRAQVQHAMATLGIGPDAVARAVAFAIEQPDDVEIGDITIRPTRQG